Proteins co-encoded in one Leishmania panamensis strain MHOM/PA/94/PSC-1 chromosome 22 sequence genomic window:
- a CDS encoding hypothetical protein (TriTrypDB/GeneDB-style sysID: LpmP.22.1090), whose protein sequence is MHGNTLSAAASPQPLPSPTEVTRVRAWRAEARLRTVLRHVSALRGAQQQGGGAHVSRLHDPVDGTAGAALTVPRTSSSTHPHPNTAPAVVAAAAASSPPPWPLLLEYPLAPLAQRVEQKKARDATRQQRRDARQAAAVAAAPTMTTASATAADMVRNALSQPLGLVAARFLSAAASGAPLLFPDMPLTSTIAADGHKSNCLASLPSLPAPLPTALPSSSSSSWPPPAAPGVRTPPPSTIVSPSPPNRTPKTPNQSFPPGVRHPRSLYRHSHHRHQRLPSNRSASRYSWDSADGSPSPLALLLQTPPSGSRSQGLLHRHHASARHPVQEDRHCHHHHHYHHPQRRYGAHEAVGGAPAPPQSTATNAMSKEKQMRSSVGHQGSTPTTKTPHPAGVFGKSSINFLARTLREAGTAALGASPLANSEKRHITAADHHHHACHYHRSRRREKLEQGNNGASGSSLYAADGCVSHDSCSSCNSSCACSGSSYDSWRSNESSWSTSSLRTSFTDGVRSPPSEPFTPLTIPRDGRYDPHAPLLPLMRCYGDTPTREVFCRVPSTSTQHTESRSSTPMSSEWFVESSSTGTTVAGAAVDTAAHAHDGRGEPAERQRQRQQHLERHHLQHSAPFSSATSTQLSYMSEMDAIERGVVAPYMSYLFSPEARVIDLRQLESRMGLSDPAPRLEATCIGFSRAADVYLVGTSSGLLWRVPVGGDSETLLATPLGSLWPPHAPTSASSATTAPAPLPGHTAAILSIAFNDDSALFATTGMDGCVIVWNASTSAKLRRISTVWASSTSPSSTVASQHAPNLVRFMPQNNNYLLVSYLGSSELHLYNSSTGLPVTNVAGAGVARTAASAIKVHRKSDVRSRGSGGADAGSAASSEAITALAVDPVASPLFFSGDASGTIGLWTYRAGDVVTRTTLRATATASSTALAGSGAGKHARTSSSVVDPLLHGTRSRVGSNGDDMAAFSTSLYQLPELRRVTALALPEQMGGIAALVVSTLHISQLHSLFRRCGPRQGAASAQSTSNGGAVSARPALRHPLESTAQVFRAVAQQNRACWAAAGSVARNQHDTHGRSGSQLQSAVHSAAAAPTAVAPTSGDNSSFVHVRAGWSSRLSETFSALWRGSGVAPSSGAHSSVAPAAHEGKFAMAAAKGPASTAGAAEPVTAPSEGDLLRQLRDDALDAVCPLLVLVTLPCDTIYALGVLLQLQPGGRHSSAGGGGGGMVGAGTPTVSYRLYPLLKTTSLSRLRHLGVGAAQSPDNPRLIVIATPCEEGFVRVEPLLRLATPSPSEQRTPPTGGSATPTPGVGSLQPDITAAAAHDDGGRRSHSHVLAMLPMPYGGRCTGVTWSPNGRFLVAITAEGVIYQWARVYLLDLSSPSTNAVATAARTAFSEEDAWQESLYRELERQQRVQATLKLVAQAGAGDKNDAVRSSGYWLEDDDATNSAVTGDSLGGEGTESYR, encoded by the coding sequence ATGCATGGCAACACCCTCTcggccgccgcatcgccccAACCACTCCCATCACCGACGGAGGTGACTCGTGTCCGTGCTTGGCGTGCTGAAGCACGCCTGCGCACCGTCCTCCGACATGTAAGCGCGCTgcgcggtgcgcagcagcagggcggcggcgctcacgTTAGCCGGCTCCACGACCCAGTGGATGGAACGGCGGGGGCAGCATTAACAGTGCCTCGAACGTCTTCCTCCACACACCCTCATCCCAACACTGCGCCAGCTGtggtcgcagcagcagcggcttcgtcgcctcctccctggCCACTGCTCCTCGAGTATCCTCTCGCcccgctggcgcagcgagtggagcagaagaaggcgcgcgATGCCactcgccagcagcgccgagatGCCCGACAAGCGGCGGcagtcgcagcggcgcctacgatgacgacggcatccgcgacggcggcggacaTGGTACGCAACGCTCTGTCGCAGCCTCTCGGCCTCGTGGCCGCTCGCTtcctctccgctgcagcatctGGGGCCCCACTACTCTTTCCAGATATGCCCCTTACTtccaccatcgccgccgatGGTCACAAGAGCAACTGTCTCGCGTCGTTGCCATCACTGCCTGCACCTTTACCCACAGCGTTGCCCTCGAGCTCATCCTCGTCATGGCCGCCACCCGCAGCTCCGGGGGTACGCACTCCTCCGCCGTCGACCATCGTCTCGCCCAGCCCTCCGAACAGAACGCCCAAGACGCCCAATCAGTCGTTTCCACCGGGTGTGCGACATCCGCGTTCGTTGTACCGCCACTCTCACCACCGGCATCAGCGACTCCCGTCAAATCGGTCCGCCTCTCGTTACTCGTGGGATAGCGCCGACGGCAGCCCGAGCCCGCtcgcgctgttgctgcagacGCCGCCTTCGGGGAGTAGGAGCCAGggtctcctccaccgccatcacgCCTCAGCTCGTCACCCAGTGCAGGAAGACCGAcattgccaccaccaccaccattaCCATCATCCTCAGCGGCGTTACGGCGCTCATGAGGCGGTGGGTGGTGCACCGGCTCCCCCTCaaagcaccgccaccaacgcCATGTCcaaggagaagcagatgCGGTCGTCTGTGGGGCATCAAGGCAGTACACCAACAACGAAGACACCACACCCCGCAGGCGTCTTTGGTAAAAGCTCAATCAACTTCCTCGCGCGGACATTGCGCGAGGCTGGCACTGCGGCGCTGGGGGCGTCGCCTCTGGCTAACAGTGAAAAGCGCCacatcactgctgctgaccaccaccatcacgcCTGCCACTACCACCGCAGTCGGCGTAGAGAGAAGCTAGAGCAGGGTAACAACGgggccagcggcagcagtctCTACGCCGCAGACGGGTGCGTCTCTCACGACTCATGCTCCTCGTGCAACTCCTCGTGTGCATGCTCAGGGTCTAGCTATgacagctggcgcagcaacgAGTCCTCGTGGAGCACTAGCAGTTTGCGGACGTCTTTCACAGATGGAGTGcgctcgccgccgtcagaGCCGTTCACGCCTCTGACGATCCCACGAGACGGCCGCTACGACCCTCatgcgcctctgctgcccctCATGCGGTGCTACGGTGACACTCCCACACGCGAGGTGTTCTGCCGTGTGCCATCTACCTCGACACAGCACACCGAAAGCCGCTCCTCAACACCGATGTCCTCGGAGTGGTTCGTGGAATCGTCCAGCACGGGCACAACTGTAGCTGGCGCAGCCGTGGACACGGCCGCTCACGCACATGACGGCAGGGGGGAGCCTGCGGagaggcagcgacagcgacagcaacacCTGGAGAGGCATCACCTCCAGCACTCGGCACCTTTTTCCTCGGCTACCAGCACGCAGCTGAGCTACATGTCAGAGATGGACGCCATCGAACGTGGGGTAGTGGCCCCATATATGTCttacctcttctctcctgaGGCACGTGTGATCGACCTCCGCCAGCTGGAGAGCCGCATGGGCCTTTCCGACccggcgccgcggctggaGGCGACGTGTATCGGATTCTCACGCGCTGCGGATGTGTACTTGGTGGGGACGTCATCGGGGCTTCTCTGGCGGGTGCCCGTCGGTGGCGACTCGGAGACGTTGCTCGCAACGCCTCTCGGCAGCCTCTGGCCCCCCCATGCGCCGACGAGCGCGTCAtcggccaccaccgcccccgccccactCCCTGGTCATACGGCAGCCATCCTCTCCATCGCCTTCAATGACGACAGCGCCCTGTTCGCGACGACAGGGATGGACGGGTGTGTGATTGTGTGGAACGCCAGCACAAGCGCCAAACTGCGCCGTATCAGTACCGTGTGGGCATCCTCAACGTCACCATCATCGACAGTGGCCAGCCAGCATGCGCCGAACCTCGTCCGCTTCATGCCACAGAACAACAACTACCTCCTCGTCAGTTacctcggcagcagcgagcttCACCTCTACAACAGCTCCACAGGGCTGCCTGTGACGAACGTCGCTGGCGCCGGAGTGGCACGCACTGCGGCGAGTGCGATCAAAGTCCATCGCAAGAGCGACGTGAGAAGCCGTGGCAGTGGCGGGGCCGACGCAGGATCTGCCGCGTCGTCAGAGGCCATCACCGCCCTCGCTGTCGACCCTGTCGCTTcgccgctttttttctcggGGGACGCTAGCGGCACCATTGGGCTGTGGACGTACCGCGCTGGCGACGTCGTGACCAGGACGACcctgcgcgccaccgccactgcctcctctaCCGCTTtggccggcagcggcgcaggcaaGCACGCTCGTACCTCGTCCTCCGTGGTCGATCCCCTCCTGCACGGCACCCGCAGCAGGGTCGGCAGCAACGGTGACGACATGGCAGCCTTCTCGACCTCGCTCTACCAACTACCGGAGCTGCGTCGTGTCACAGCCCTCGCGCTGCCGGAACAGATGGGCGGCATCGCCGCGTTGGTGGTTAGTACCCTCCACATatcgcagctgcacagcctcTTCCGTCGCTGTGGACCACGACAAggtgcagcgtcggcgcagAGCACGAgcaacggcggtgctgtTAGTGCGCGACCCGCTCTACGACACCCATTGGAGTCCACTGCCCAAGTCTTTCGCGCAGTAGCGCAGCAGAATCGCGCGTGCTGGGCGGCCGCGGGTAGCGTTGCTCGAAATCAACACGATACTCACGGCCGAAGCGgctcgcagctgcagtcaGCCGTGCAcagtgcggctgccgccCCTACTGCCGTCGCACCCACGAGTGGAGACAACAGCAGCTTCGTGCACGTCCGCGCTGGATGGTCGTCGCGGCTGTCGGAGACATTCTCTGCGCTCTGGAGAGGCAGTGGTGTTGCGCCTTCGTCCGGCGCCCACTCGAGTgtcgcacctgcagcgcacgaAGGAAAGTTCGCaatggcagcagcaaaggggcccgcctccaccgctggcgctgccgagCCTGTCACTGCTCCCTCTGAAGGTGATCTTCTTCGCCAGTTGCGCGACGATGCACTGGATGCTGTCTGCCCACTGCTGGTGCTTGTCACGCTGCCGTGCGACACCATCTATGCCCTTGGggtgctcctgcagctgcagcccggcggtcggcacagcagcgccggcggcggcggagggggcATGGTCGGCGCGGGGACTCCAACGGTCAGCTACCGCCTGTACCCCCTCTTGAAGACGACGAGTCTGAGTCGACTGCGGCACctcggcgtcggcgcggcaCAGTCCCCTGATAACCCGCGGCTGATCGTCATCGCTACGCCGTGCGAGGAAGGCTTCGTGCGGgtggagccgctgctgcgcctcgcgACACCGTCACCGTCGGAGCAGCGCACGCCCCCGACTGGCGGGTCCGCAACCCCCACCCCGGGTGTAGGCTCCCTGCAGCCCGACAtcacagcggcggcggcgcacgacGATGGCGGACGCCGTAGTCACAGTCACGTGCTCGCCATGTTGCCCATGCCGTACGGTGGGCGCTGCACCGGTGTTACGTGGTCGCCGAACGGCCGCTTCCTTGTGGCCATCACCGCCGAGGGCGTCATTTACCAGTGGGCACGTGTGTACTTGCTCGACTTGTCCTCCCCCTCGACcaacgccgtcgccaccgccgcacgtACCGCCTTCAGCGAAGAGGATGCATGGCAGGAAAGTCTCTATCGTGAGCTagagcgacagcagcgcgtgcaggcAACCCTGAAGCTTGTGGCACAGGCCGGGGCTGGTGACAAAAATGATGCCGTGCGCAGTAGCGGCTACTGGCTGGAGGACGACGATGCGACGAACTCGGCAGTGACGGGGGACTCGCTCGGGGGTGAGGGAACCGAGTCGTACCGGTGA
- a CDS encoding hypothetical protein (TriTrypDB/GeneDB-style sysID: LpmP.22.1100) produces MLRQTAVQLNTYLTRSVATPPISVIRTGPKWWAEPERMVKHKVMYFTMGIDQLPLRRTAVIQNDLKRFHMCKPPPRVGDATGYKRSRGAQLTTWYRRIQYQEYHLQHLFVRHMWGLLRMYPGNTTKIQGKADDGYVGYDSVHFHRYNRSPLPFPAREIYERRK; encoded by the coding sequence ATGCTTCGCCAAACCGCCGTTCAGCTCAACACGTACCTCACGCGGTCTGTCGCAACACCGCCCATCTCGGTCATCCGCACGGGACCCAAGTGGTGGGCCGAACCGGAGCGAATGGTGAAGCACAAGGTCATGTACTTTACCATGGGCATCgatcagctgccgctgcgccgcaccgctgtcATCCAGAACGACCTGAAGCGCTTTCACATGTGcaagccgccaccgcgcgtCGGCGACGCCACCGGGTACAAGCGATCgcgcggcgcgcagctcACGACGTGGTACCGGCGCATCCAGTACCAGGAGTACCACCTGCAGCATCTCTTCGTGCGCCACATGTGGGGCCTGCTGCGCATGTATCCAGGCAACACGACCAAGATCCAGGGCAAGGCGGACGACGGCTACGTTGGCTACGACTCCGTGCACTTTCATCGATACAACCGCTCGCCCCTGCCCTTCCCAGCACGCGAAATCTACGAGCGTCGCAAGTGA
- a CDS encoding hypothetical protein (TriTrypDB/GeneDB-style sysID: LpmP.22.1110), with protein sequence MAMKEFVKKMSPLTRDDMFRRHVDALEWITESKLLELVNERGEAILLESLRAYPTAVASVSQGEAARPALYNGLVHVRATVPAAWLLQAGGGMESVSETTRPCSQLTHSAPSTSRMAGAASTVTELPFTPDESDDGSDGAAALSSAEREAIIREAFLRALRNWDTAMQLRRERAEESVALAARDSAPDLPRYTHLTNMYNAILREAAATTNASTTGEDADIEVAPTPLTPAARYILKRLRMDTLESIVENSSVVVTVGHTASAGAQGPSGYPAMTSRPIWVVRGTARHPATFVALRHSTDVSPPRFRYVQPRVTVATRANGYGGWGSDSVVPTKADVYEILKYVPVNWGSIGNLNLPPEVKKKHIRTSSLVVWFRRQPFYFELRDMNGTLEVRRSIVLHPEAHGMTKEEAWEVLELQLATGEANSLVPLGVDGAPLRPTESTFDRSITKFVYRVCPTYFAPLSLTMQRYVKKNLTEPMLMTFVRRFPQDFEVFTSRYSDIPLVRRRAGADSARWLTNFVADLERYPEDVRGILVLCNSMCAAWDRPEYIYVRLSSTEQEVVGGYAGMQTILGRHPAIFRVGQHFVCRTDPSNPLAQREVEPAADGVAAVTPIHEENPYHSPKELALVFHYIMPENEPCTAAYLVDCSSPAMRALLPPRLVTIVQLFPKMFACTETSPGVYSIRKVKQPARKAAHGVARDDCSSEEEDAIQMLEDELADEDRMTREEVVHAVRMLIPESGVDAPQLLLWASMGVQRAAGEYFGGVLRLVESLPGQFRVVTKEHAKRIYRK encoded by the coding sequence ATGGCAATGAAGGAGTTTGTGAAGAAGATGTCTCCTCTCACCCGGGACGATATGTTTCGGCGGCATGTGGATGCGCTGGAGTGGATCACTGAGTCaaagctgctggagctcgTGAATGAGCGCGGCGAGGCGATCCTGTTGGAATCTCTGCGTGCATACCCGACTGCCGTGGCGTCTGTCAGTCAGGGCGAGGCCGCTCGCCCTGCACTATACAACGGACTTGTGCATGTCCGCGCGACCGTCCCTGCAGCCTGGCTGCTCCAGGCAGGTGGAGGCATGGAGAGTGTGTCCGAGACGACAAGACCGTGCTCACAGCTGACTCATTCTGCACCTTCAACCTCTCGCATGGCCGGTGCTGCTTCAACAGTGACCGAGCTGCCGTTTACGCCAGACGAGTCGGACGACGgaagcgacggcgctgcagcactcagcagcgccgaaaGAGAGGCGATCATCAGGGAGGCTTTCCTGCGGGCCCTTCGAAATTGGGACACCGccatgcagctgcgccgcgagcgcGCCGAGGAAAGCGTCGCTTTGGCGGCTCGCGACTCTGCCCCGGACTTGCCTCGATACACTCATCTCACAAACATGTACAACGCGATTCTTCGAGAAGCCGCTGCTACGACGAACGCGAGTACGACTGGTGAGGACGCAGATATCGAGGTGGCGCCAACTCCACTGACCCCGGCTGCACGGTACATCCTGAAGAGACTCCGGATGGACACTCTTGAGTCCATCGTCGAGAACAGCAGTGTTGTCGTCACCGTTGGTCACACGGCAAGCGCGGGTGCGCAGGGTCCGAGCGGGTACCCGGCCATGACATCGAGGCCGATATGGGTGGTGCGGGGAACAGCCCGCCACCCGGCCACGTTCgtcgcgctgcgccactcgACCGAcgtgtcgccgccgcgttTTCGCTACGTGCAACCGCGCGTGACGGTCGCCACGCGCGCGAACGGCTACGGTGGCTGGGGGTCGGATAGCGTGGTGCCGACCAAGGCGGACGTGTACGAAATCCTCAAGTACGTGCCTGTGAACTGGGGCTCTATTGGCAACCTCAACCTCCCACCGGAGGTAAAGAAGAAGCACATACGCACCTCGTCGTTGGTGGTGTGGTTCCGCCGGCAGCCCTTCTACTTTGAATTGAGGGACATGAACGGCACGCTggaggtgcggcgcagcatcgtcCTCCACCCGGAGGCGCACGGCATgacgaaggaggaggcgtgggaGGTGTTAGAGCTGCAGTTGGCGACCGGGGAGGCGAACAGTCTCGTGCCGCTCGGCGTAGACGGTGCCCCTTTGCGGCCGACGGAGAGCACCTTCGACCGCAGCATCACGAAGTTTGTGTATCGTGTGTGTCCGACCTACTTTGCGCCCCTCTCGCTCACCATGCAGCGCTACGTCAAGAAGAACCTTACGGAGCCGATGCTCATGACCTTTGTGCGGCGCTTCCCGCAGGACTTCGAGGTGTTCACGTCACGCTACAGCGACATACCGCTGGTCCGGCGTCGTGCAGGCGCCGACAGCGCGCGCTGGCTTACCAACTTTGTGGCAGATCTGGAGAGATACCCGGAGGATGTTCGTGGCATTCTGGTGCTCTGCAACTCCATGTGTGCCGCGTGGGATCGACCAGAGTACATCTACGTGCGACTCTCCTCGACGGAGCAAGAAGTCGTGGGTGGGTATGCGGGGATGCAGACGATCCTGGGTCGCCACCCGGCGATCTTCCGTGTGGGTCAGCACTTTGTGTGCCGAACCGACCCGTCGAAtccgctggcgcagcgcgaggTAGAGCCAGCCGCCGATGGCGTGGCAGCCGTCACCCCCATTCATGAGGAGAACCCGTACCACAGCCCAAAGGAGCTGGCGCTGGTTTTCCATTATATCATGCCCGAGAATGAACCGTGCACGGCCGCATACCTCGTGGACTGCTCGAGTCCGGCAATGCGAGCCCTCTTACCGCCGCGCCTGGTAACCATTGTGCAGCTGTTCCCCAAGATGTTCGCCTGCACAGAGACGTCGCCGGGTGTGTACTCTATCCGAAAAGTGAAGCAGCCAGCTCGCAAGGCGGCTCACGGCGTGGCGAGGgacgactgcagcagcgaggaagaggacgcgATTCAGATGCTGGAAGATGAGCTCGCGGACGAGGACCGCATGACGCGCGAGGAGGTTGTGCACGCGGTGCGCATGCTCATCCCCGAGTCTGGGGTCgatgcgccgcagctgctgctgtgggcaTCGATGGGCGTACAACGGGCGGCGGGCGAGTACTTTGGCGGTGTCTTGCGGCTTGTTGAGTCGCTGCCGGGGCAGTTCCGCGTCGTCACGAAGGAGCACGCCAAGAGGATTTACAGGAAGTGA
- a CDS encoding translation initiation factor IF-2, putative (TriTrypDB/GeneDB-style sysID: LpmP.22.1120) produces MAASALCTVRRYQSQSSRVRPSLQWQDGQVDPRFSSEGNMRRLNAETMPHFVKATIQKDRREMGLGEVFDWVEFAKDAIYIPTRAGPLWVGSDDPRASKFVRRREKMKRQPLQRTRQKPGADQAKALEDHPLREFFTTPSNLHDPMSIAAGLHCAGMIREYDVRHTASKIEYVPRPPIVSIMGHVDHGKTTLLDHLRHTNVAAVEAGGITQNVGAFQVKTPDGHFITFIDTPGHAAFTAMREVGATANDIIVLVVSAVDGVQPQTREVIELARRRGTPMVVAVTKIDRQPDCDYVRDQLAANGVELEERGGDVQLVKVCAKDGRGVRELLEALQLQAELCEVATPAPARAELYVLESRNLGVSEVAAVVRCGTVRPGQVLVAGTIYGTVKRVMDDHGVTLGEARSSMPVVLHGFRVPPKPGSVAMQVSSETHAEKFSYFMRDVYTVEGNRENYLQILNQERRGLIHGRKPDNNIVRAYSTKAFILSCKAATFGMLQALLKTIYELPRLEGVSLDIRITEVGGLKDSDLILTGSSGQPGCVLLFGDCKDSFSLDVPTNVRVLRFNVLYHGIDELKQTLVDSLPKVKKTRIMATAECLQTFKASQAGRAGNAGGMRVTKGTLDAAHLTFRVMRRPKDLKGGLAAAVAAASGIKMSLSGSNAAAAADDETREVVYEGQLKELRRFKDLVPTVETGLECGVVLHDDFSFRVGDVLEQVEEYEESRDVTEEYEAAEKREKILRETAEVQARMEDEESRAAEQAASSAELHEKLKAMSG; encoded by the coding sequence atggcggcgtctgcgctgTGCACGGTCCGCCGCTACCAGTCGCAGAGCAGCCGCGTGCggccgtcgctgcagtggcaAGACGGTCAAGTAGATCCACGCTTCTCGTCGGAGGGCAACATGCGTCGGCTCAACGCAGAGACGATGCCGCACTTTGTGAAGGCGACCATCCAGAAGGACCGGCGCGAGATGGGGCTGGGCGAGGTGTTCGACTGGGTGGAGTTTGCAAAGGACGCCATCTATATCCCGACCCGAGCTGGTCCGCTCTGGGTCGGCAGCGATGACCCACGTGCGTCGAAGTTTGTTCGGCGGCGGGAGAAGAtgaagcggcagccgctgcagcggacgCGGCAGAAGCCGGGGGCGGACCAAGCCAAGGCCCTCGAGGACCACCCCCTCCGCGAGTTCTTCACGACACCGTCTAACCTGCACGACCCCATGAGCATCGCAGCCGGCCTACACTGTGCTGGAATGATCCGCGAGTATGACGTGAGGCACACAGCGTCGAAGATCGAATATGTGCCACGGCCGCCGATCGTGTCAATCATGGGCCACGTCGATCATGGCAAGACGACGTTGCTGGATCACCTGCGCCACACGAACGTGGCGGCGGTTGAGGCGGGCGGCATCACACAGAACGTTGGCGCCTTTCAGGTTAAGACGCCAGACGGGCACTTCATCACCTTCATCGACACGCCCGGCCACGCTGCCTTCACGGCGATGAGGGAGGTCGGCGCCACGGCAAACGACATaatcgtcctcgtcgtctccGCCGTGGACGGTGTGCAGCCACAGACGCGCGAGGTTATCGagctggcgcggcgcagaggcacaccgATGGTGGTCGCCGTTACGAAGATTGACCGGCAGCCCGACTGCGACTACGTGAGGGATCAGCTGGCTGCGAACGGGGTGGAactggaggagagaggcggcgacgTACAGCTCGTCAAGGTCTGCGCCAAAGATGGCCGCGGTGTCCGTGAGCTGCTCGAGGCACTGCAACTGCAGGCGGAGCTGTGCGAGGTGGCAACGCCCGCCCCGGCTCGTGCTGAGCTGTACGTTCTTGAGTCGCGCAACTTGGGTGTCAgcgaggtggcagcggttgtgcgctgcggcacggTGAGGCCCGGGCAGGTGCTTGTCGCAGGCACCATCTACGGTACAGTGAAGCGAGTCATGGACGACCACGGCGTCACGCTCGGCGAGGCGAGGTCGTCGATGCCGGTCGTGCTGCATGGCTTTCGGGTGCCGCCGAAGCCAGGATCGGTGGCGATGCAGGTGAGCAGCGAGACGCACGCTGAAAAGTTCAGCTACTTCATGCGTGACGTGTACACCGTCGAGGGCAACCGTGAGAACTACTTACAGATCCTCAACCAAGAGCGACGAGGTCTCATCCACGGCCGGAAGCCAGACAACAACATAGTGCGTGCATACAGCACCAAGGCGTTCATTCTATCGTGCAAGGCCGCCACGTTCGGgatgctgcaggcgctgctgaagacgaTCTACGAGCTGCCGCGACTCGAGGGCGTATCACTGGACATCCGCATCACGGAGGTTGGTGGGCTGAAGGACTCCGACCTGATTCTGACAGGATCGTCCGGCCAGCCCGGGTGCGTCCTGCTCTTTGGCGACTGCAAGGACTCCTTCTCGCTGGACGTACCGACCAACGTGCGGGTGTTGCGGTTCAACGTGCTGTACCATGGAATTGACGAGTTGAAGCAGACGCTTGTCGACTCCTTGCCcaaggtgaagaagacgcgCATCATGGCGACGGCAGAGTGCCTGCAGACCTTCAAGGCCTCCCAGGCGGGTCGCGCCGGCAACGCTGGAGGTATGAGGGTCACGAAGGGCACTCTCGATGCGGCCCATCTTACCTTTCGCGTGATGCGGCGACCGAAGGACTTGAAGGGGGggctggcagcggcggtagcagcagcgagcggcaTCAAGATGAGCCTGTCCGGCAGCAatgccgcagccgcggccGACGACGAGACACGGGAGGTTGTGTACGAGGGCCAGttgaaggagctgcgccgcttcaaGGATCTCGTGCCAACGGTAGAGACGGGCCTGGAGTGTGGTGTCGTGTTGCACGACGACTTCAGCTTCCGTGTCGGGGACGTGCTGGAGCAGGTTGAGGAGTACGAGGAGAGCCGCGACGTCACCGAGGAGtacgaggcggcggagaAGCGCGAGAAGATTCTGCGCGAAACGGCCgaggtgcaggcgcgcatggaggacgaggagtCGAGGGCTGCCGAGCAGGCAGCGAGCAGTGCCGAGCTGCATGAGAAGCTCAAGGCCATGTCCGGGTAA
- a CDS encoding hypothetical protein (TriTrypDB/GeneDB-style sysID: LpmP.22.1130) gives MFTQISNAHTEVVTSLIFSPHVVATGEGGLLCSTSGDDTAALWDLRAGPGASQRAAHLTGHHIGPVNHALFHPANPYTLLTASDDRSIGCWDLRRPDRVVGKIAGFQEGVNKMLWLPVASAVCGATGGSSNGDWSVVSACDDGHVYVHALTLPGSGAESATVAGTVPAPQVGALVDKFRVSTSTVNDIVLAPGSTSILITASEDCALRSWSLRHTWQMTNAAVGLMEDRLLATLDEFENPVNHVVVVPAGLIAPVESQAAGEGLESSNSRSPAGAAGDAEECAGEAAASTVFPRAYQQAHGGNDSEDDEVGSGAGNSGEAPPRRAVDISEAAGTGCWLLAACSECVFGVNFALRSGEFGTGARAFVGHQDYVRGLEFTSEGKLLTVSDDSTAIEWNPATTEPIRQVKLHEGLVMSSTVSPSRALLATGTDRGEIRVWLLPFATEQIGGSH, from the coding sequence ATGTTCACTCAGATTAGCAATGCGCACACAGAGGTGGTGACCTCTCTCATCTTTTCTCCCCACGTCGTCGCCACTGGCGAGGGTGGCTTGCTCTGTTCCACCTCTGGCGATgacacggcggcgctgtgggaCCTGCGCGCCGGTCCTGGGGCGTCACAGCGAGCCGCGCATCTCACTGGCCACCACATTGGCCCTGTAAACCACGCTCTTTTTCACCCTGCCAACCCGTACACGTTGCTGACGGCGTCCGATGATCGCAGCATCGGTTGCTGGGATCTGCGCCGGCCAGATCGAGTCGTAGGCAAAATAGCTGGCTTTCAGGAAGGTGTGAACAAGATGCTGTGGCTGCCGGTTGCGTCGGCCGTCTGCGGGGCCactggtggcagcagcaatggCGACTGGAGCGTAGTGAGCGCCTGCGATGATGGTCACGTGTACGTTCACGCACTCACCCTAcccggcagcggtgccgagAGCGCGACTGTTGCTGGTACTGTCCCTGCCCCGCAGGTTGGCGCGCTTGTGGATAAGTTTCGTGTGTCGACGAGCACTGTGAATGATATCGTGCTTGCGCCTGGCTCGACTTCGATCctcatcaccgcctccgaAGATTGTGCGCTGCGGTCGTGGTCGTTGCGGCACACGTGGCAGATGACCAATGCGGCGGTAGGGCTGATGGAGGACCGCCTACTCGCCACTCTTGACGAGTTTGAGAACCCGGTGAACCacgtcgtggtggtgcccGCCGGGCTTATAGCACCAGTGGAGAGCCAGGCAGCTGGCGAGGGCCtggagagcagcaacagcaggagcccggctggcgctgccggtgACGCGGAGGAGTGTGCAGGCGAggctgccgcctccacagTCTTTCCTCGAGCATATCAGCAGGCACATGGTGGTAATGATagcgaggacgacgaggtggGGAGCGGCGCTGGTAACAGTGGAGAGGCACCTCCGCGAAGGGCTGTCGACATCTCTGAAGCTGCGGGGACGGGTTGCTGGTTGCTCGCCGCGTGCTCGGAGTGTGTCTTCGGCGTCAACTTCGCGCTGCGCTCCGGTGAGTTCGGCACTGGGGCTCGTGCGTTTGTTGGCCACCAGGACTACGTGCGCGGGCTTGAGTTTACGAGCGAGGGAAAGTTGCTGACCGTGTCGGACGATAGCACGGCCATCGAATGGAACCCTGCCACGACGGAGCCGATCCGACAGGTGAAGCTGCACGAGGGTCTCGTCATGTCATCGACGGTTTCGCCTTCGCGCGCCTTACTCGCCACCGGCACGGACCGTGGAGAAATTCGCGTGTGGCTCCTTCCGTTCGCGACAGAGCAGATCGGTGGCTCGCACTGA